TGCACAATATCATGAAAGATAGCTATCATGGTTTGTTGGTATGTGGCCCCTGCATTTTTAAGGCCAAAGGGCATCATAATGTAATGGAAATTTTCGATTGGGGTTCTGAATGCTGTCTTCTTCGCATCCTTGGCAGCCATACAGATTTGGCTGTACCCATTGTATCCATCCATAAATGAAAACATAGAGTTTCCTACACCTGAATCTACACAGAGGTCAACATTAGGCAGAGGGAACTCATCTTTTGGACATGCCTTGTTCAGATTGCGAAAGTCTACACAACACTGGATTTGGCCGTTCTTTTTCTTTATGGGTACTATGTTAGAAAGCCATTTGAGATGCTGAATTGGCTTGATGAATGCAGTTGCTAGTAGCTTCTTGACTTCTTGAGTTATTTGAGCCTCTGTATCAGTGTGAAAGACCCTGGCTGGTTGGATCGCTGGCTTGACTCCTGGGTCCACATTGAGAGAATGGACTACCAGTTTGGGATCTAGACCAGGCATCTCATCGTATGTCATGCGAATACATCCACATATCTCTTGAGTAAGACTACCAGCTGTTCCTTTTCCTGTACTGTCAGCTGACTGCTAATGAAAATAGGCTTCTGGGATCCCAGCTCAGCCTCCAAGTTTATCTCTTCTAATTCCTTCTCTGGCTAGATTTGTGCTTCCTTGATTGGGTCCTCTAGAATTTCTTCTTGAGCTATCATATAATCTGGTGGTCCGAGACCCTCTTGCACAATGCATTCAGGCCCCGCGCGCCTTCACAAGTGATATATTAGCCTCCTCCTAGGTTCCCGCACTACTACCCATTCTCGAGATCTTGAGGAGctggtttctttcttttgccttttcttGTCGAGGAGGTCCCTCAAGTCATAGGCGTTccctccatcttcttcttcttcttcttcttcttcttccaagacAGGTGCTCTTAGGGTCCCTAACGTGGGGCTCTCATTATTTGGTTCCAACTTGTCATAAAACATTGTTTCCACAAAGTTCACTTCTCCTTGGCTGAAAGGGTTAAGATTGGCAGGGATCCTTATGGGCCTCCCATTCAACCTCCCTTTAATACATTGGTGGTATGTGGAGGGAATAAAGCGGTACTTATGGAGCCATGGGCGTCCCAACAAAACATGGTAAGAAACTTTCGAGTTAATCACATGGAATATGGTCAGGGCTACTATTGGGCCTACCCTTAAGGCCAATTGTACATATCCCTCAGTTGATTCTGCCGATCCTCCAAATCCCGTTATCTCTATGGGAGCCCCCAGAATCCTTCTGCTAGTCAAGCCCACAACTTCCAAGGTACTTAGAGTTATGAGGTTAACTGATACCCCCATGTCTACTAATGCTCTCTTGACTTGGACTCCGTTTATGGTGGCCATTAGGTAAAGGGGTTTGCGATGGTCTGAAGGTTTTACTTCCATGTCTTCGTAAGTGAATGTTATTGCATTGGTTGttgttggaaaatctagttttgtatctcatacaaaacatatagcggaagcaacaaacaaggatctatttcattcatgattgacaacatgtactatgtaaattttagaatttaagagcAAGATAGCGTATTTTGATgtgtaaaaattcaaaaaaaagattagaagtacttgggaacacttttaatcttcactccaattccactttacgcccaagatgtgtggtctctcaatcagttttttaaaggagaatgatagagtgtctcactctcacatacacacaattTCACAATCATGTCGATCTCTAATTCttcattataataaattttttttgtatatttctccctttataactaattgattatctaattaggctgacCTATttggccttttcaattgggctttagtgtgtgtcTTGGAgcgggaccaaaagggaccaataagacactagctgcAATGGGCCTTGGGATTTTTcgtcaattcttgacaagtccaaagttaccattaattatatttaataccactatataaatatagttgcactctaagtcttattaataaattatatcccaagattttattgtacatgcaaccccttcataaaatattcgtagtaatacaaagtcataaatatagactgccactttgaaaattactacatttaatccttgagtacccggtttaattttttaatttattcatcatatatttataaaatccaatttcataaatatatactttagtaactctttactaaagtggtcaggcctaacactctgaataactaaacctattaaacttatctcaagggaatattttatatccccgttaagagattataaattccatcttgagaatatatgttccatcaacactaaatgtggctacccaacatactgaggttttgaccgttactttagatctcactcctaatatatcaaagcaacttacaccttatgatcaggtccattattctcttagaattaagagttcatgcaaatagaagtcgtgagatttattatttatttgacagtcattaagagaataataaatctcacagcggtccagttcaatatgttttaactcttaaaacatatcaacatatcaactagaagtctccacttccatgattaagacaaatcatcttagttaatacgttatagtcttcacagatgaaatgcccaatttcatcaccgactacgaactataaattctgagtttacaaagaacttatgacttatatcttctgtaactaaatcacataaatcacataaatcacatactatgcatcttatagactatatgataatgtcctaatattcatgttaccattattgtagataataataaaacaactttattaatcacaatattaagtcatacacaatatcatacataatgtcatacataatatcatacatagtatcatacaataggatttaagggtataaatcctaacaatctcccacttgccctaaagactattgtgcactaatctaattctcattgcttccaaatgtgacttgaaagtcctttgaggcaaggttttggtaaagagatctgctagattatttgcacttttaatctttgctaccactacatctccacgagcaataATGTCTCggatgatgtgatactttctttcaatgtgctttcctttcttgtgatttcttggatctttggattgagCAAtcactccactattgtcacaaaacaatatgATAGGAatttgctccattctcacaacgccaagatcagaaaggaatttcttgagccaaatagcTTCCTTTCCTGCTTCACAAGCAACAACATATTCTGCtttcatggtggagtccgcaatctaagattgcttaacactcctctaacttatggctccacctcccatgGTGAATACACAACCCGACgtgaattttttgaaatctagatccgattgaaaatctaaatctgtata
This genomic stretch from Castanea sativa cultivar Marrone di Chiusa Pesio chromosome 1, ASM4071231v1 harbors:
- the LOC142616303 gene encoding uncharacterized protein LOC142616303; the protein is MEVKPSDHRKPLYLMATINGVQVKRALVDMGVSVNLITLSTLEVVGLTSRRILGAPIEITGFGGSAESTEGYVQLALRVGPIVALTIFHVINSKVSYHVLLGRPWLHKYRFIPSTYHQCIKGRLNGRPIRIPANLNPFSQGEVNFVETMFYDKLEPNNESPTLGTLRAPVLEEEEEEEEEDGGNAYDLRDLLDKKRQKKETSSSRSREWSADSTGKGTAGSLTQEICGCIRMTYDEMPGLDPKLVVHSLNVDPGVKPAIQPARVFHTDTEAQITQEVKKLLATAFIKPIQHLKWLSNIVPIKKKNGQIQCCVDFRNLNKACPKDEFPLPNVDLCVDSGVGNSMFSFMDGYNGYSQICMAAKDAKKTAFRTPIENFHYIMMPFGLKNAGATYQQTMIAIFHDIVHKEMENYVDNIVVK